The following coding sequences are from one Treponema bryantii window:
- a CDS encoding histidinol-phosphatase: MKTFKYETHLHTSEASACGSSKGAEYISVYKKLGYDGIFVTDHFFGGNTAVSFELDWHTRIEQYCAGYENALAEAKKQNAADGGNFKVFFGIEQTFSGDDYLIYGLDKNWLFDHPEIETMNHRELFDAVNREGGLMIQAHPFRLRGYINAIHIHPREIHGVEVYNGGNTPDQNVLALAYAKTYDFPMTSGSDIHNIAFAQEEKTEGTMAVGGMEFDTPLNSLEDYIVRIKNKEGKVIC, translated from the coding sequence ATGAAAACATTTAAATACGAAACTCATCTCCATACAAGTGAAGCAAGCGCCTGTGGTTCTTCCAAAGGTGCAGAATATATTTCAGTTTATAAGAAACTGGGCTATGATGGTATTTTTGTTACCGACCACTTTTTCGGTGGTAATACAGCAGTTTCTTTTGAACTGGACTGGCATACAAGAATCGAACAGTATTGTGCCGGCTATGAAAATGCTCTCGCTGAAGCAAAGAAACAAAATGCTGCCGACGGCGGTAATTTCAAGGTTTTCTTTGGAATTGAACAGACTTTTTCCGGAGATGACTATCTGATTTACGGACTGGATAAAAACTGGCTTTTTGATCATCCGGAAATTGAAACAATGAATCACCGAGAACTTTTTGATGCCGTAAACCGCGAAGGCGGTCTTATGATTCAGGCACATCCATTCAGACTCCGCGGCTATATCAATGCAATTCACATTCATCCGCGCGAGATTCACGGAGTTGAAGTCTACAACGGCGGAAATACTCCGGATCAAAACGTGCTGGCTCTTGCCTATGCAAAAACCTACGATTTTCCTATGACCAGCGGTTCAGATATTCACAACATTGCTTTTGCACAGGAAGAAAAAACTGAAGGCACAATGGCAGTCGGCGGAATGGAGTTTGATACCCCGCTGAACTCATTGGAAGACTATATAGTAAGAATCAAGAACAAAGAAGGAAAGGTTATCTGTTAA
- a CDS encoding galactokinase: MKEKFDVTPELLKENFIEVYQAAEAGRDTNGEIRMFASPARINIIGEHIDYNGGFVFPAAIDRYLYCAIRKRTDTKIIYNDLFFPGTYTFDVNDDFKFDKANDYANFLNGILSCMKKRGLTFPCGFEVLVASNVPSAGGISSSSALECGFAWAVSETFGFNTSRKDIALMGQQSEHEFMNVNCGIMDQYIIATGKKDTAELLDCAKIEHEYVPLNLGDYRFVVMNTKKQRKLADSKYNERRSQCEEGLATLQAAGLNVPDLCSITPDVFATAGSAIKDEVIYRRVRHCVTENDRVLRAVAALRADKLEELGQLLYESHNSLRDDYEVTGIELDTLVEVASKQPGCIGARMTGAGFGGCAIALVHKDCTEDFIKNVQTGYSKVVGYEGGFFACSSGDGVREI, from the coding sequence ATGAAAGAGAAATTTGATGTAACACCAGAACTTTTAAAAGAGAATTTTATTGAAGTGTATCAGGCTGCAGAAGCTGGACGCGATACTAATGGAGAAATCCGTATGTTCGCTTCTCCTGCCCGCATCAATATAATTGGTGAACACATTGATTACAACGGAGGCTTTGTATTCCCTGCCGCCATCGACCGTTATCTTTACTGTGCTATCCGCAAACGTACAGACACAAAAATCATCTATAATGATTTATTTTTCCCAGGAACTTATACTTTTGATGTTAATGATGATTTTAAATTTGATAAGGCAAATGACTACGCAAACTTTTTGAACGGAATCTTAAGCTGCATGAAAAAACGCGGACTTACCTTCCCTTGCGGTTTCGAAGTTCTTGTTGCAAGTAATGTTCCTAGTGCAGGTGGAATTTCATCTTCATCTGCTCTTGAATGCGGCTTTGCCTGGGCTGTAAGTGAAACATTCGGCTTCAATACCAGCCGTAAAGACATTGCACTCATGGGTCAGCAGAGTGAACATGAATTTATGAACGTAAACTGCGGAATTATGGATCAGTACATCATCGCAACAGGAAAAAAAGATACAGCAGAACTTCTTGATTGTGCAAAAATTGAACATGAATATGTACCTCTTAATCTTGGAGACTATCGCTTTGTTGTCATGAACACAAAGAAGCAGCGTAAACTTGCTGATTCAAAATACAACGAAAGACGCTCTCAGTGCGAAGAAGGTCTTGCCACATTACAGGCCGCAGGTCTTAATGTACCAGACCTCTGCAGTATTACACCAGACGTTTTTGCAACTGCAGGCTCAGCTATTAAAGATGAAGTAATTTACCGCCGCGTACGCCACTGCGTTACAGAAAACGACAGAGTACTCCGCGCCGTTGCAGCGCTCCGCGCCGACAAGCTGGAAGAACTCGGTCAATTGCTCTATGAATCACACAACTCGCTTCGCGATGACTACGAGGTTACAGGTATTGAGCTGGACACTCTCGTTGAAGTGGCCAGCAAACAACCTGGTTGTATCGGAGCCCGTATGACAGGAGCCGGTTTTGGTGGGTGTGCAATAGCACTCGTTCATAAAGACTGTACAGAAGATTTTATAAAAAATGTACAGACAGGCTACAGTAAAGTGGTAGGCTACGAAGGAGGATTCTTTGCCTGTTCAAGCGGAGATGGGGTCCGCGAGATATAA
- a CDS encoding putative manganese-dependent inorganic diphosphatase: MDKTVYIIGHRNPDTDAVVSAVGYATLKNLLGYSEYKAARAGHLNPQTAYIFEKFGIQRPEYLPDLVPKVKYFMQDKVETVTADVSVWEAIARMEKTETRVLPVVDGEGRYQSLLHYSGFAKGVLTILNPEKKHRFSTSISLIQKTLNAQPIYISGDADKNFNASIHVGSSSTESFEKRLEAHASEDIVVISSDREDIQRICIEHKVKLLITTSNCVIDKKLRELAEANGVSVIVSPYSTSPTSMLIAYSMPVSAMGDKEIITVHANDTISKIKEILKNAHCKYLPVVDDENKVIGMISEHDLMKEPNVEVILVDHNEITQAVEGIEHYKIQEVIDHHRIGSIPTKNPITFINRPVGSTSTQIAGLYKEYRIPIPKDVASLLLCGILSDTLILQSATVTDTDRDMAEYLSSITDLDIKDLGNEILMAGSKVGGRPAGEIIHQDMKEYSEGKLTYTASQIEVGNPQEILDRKAEFMEELAVERRANKGLFACLLVTDITKLSSVLLIDCDPKFVQFITFPKLDDGVYYLQDVVSRKKQLIPLITEQVLNYSA; the protein is encoded by the coding sequence ATGGACAAAACAGTTTATATTATTGGACATAGAAATCCTGATACCGATGCTGTAGTTTCGGCTGTCGGTTATGCAACTCTGAAAAATCTTCTGGGCTATTCTGAATATAAGGCCGCCCGTGCCGGTCACTTGAATCCTCAGACCGCATATATATTTGAAAAATTCGGCATTCAGCGTCCTGAATATCTTCCTGACCTTGTTCCAAAGGTAAAATATTTTATGCAGGATAAGGTTGAAACTGTTACGGCTGATGTTTCTGTCTGGGAAGCAATTGCACGTATGGAAAAAACTGAAACCCGTGTATTGCCGGTTGTTGATGGAGAAGGCCGTTATCAGTCGCTTCTGCATTATTCAGGTTTTGCAAAAGGTGTACTTACAATTCTTAATCCGGAAAAGAAACATCGTTTTTCTACAAGCATCAGTCTGATTCAGAAAACTTTAAACGCACAGCCGATTTATATTTCAGGTGATGCAGATAAAAACTTCAATGCTTCAATTCACGTTGGATCTTCTTCTACAGAAAGTTTTGAAAAACGTCTTGAAGCGCATGCCAGTGAAGACATTGTTGTTATTTCTTCTGACCGCGAAGACATTCAGCGCATCTGTATTGAGCATAAGGTTAAGCTGCTTATCACAACTTCAAACTGTGTAATTGATAAAAAGCTCCGCGAACTTGCAGAAGCAAACGGTGTTTCTGTAATTGTGAGCCCTTACTCAACATCTCCAACTTCCATGCTCATTGCTTACTCTATGCCTGTTTCTGCAATGGGTGATAAGGAGATTATTACAGTTCATGCAAATGATACAATTTCTAAGATTAAGGAAATTCTGAAAAATGCTCACTGTAAGTATCTTCCTGTTGTTGATGATGAAAATAAAGTTATAGGAATGATTTCTGAACACGATTTGATGAAGGAACCGAATGTAGAAGTTATTCTTGTAGACCATAATGAAATCACGCAGGCGGTTGAAGGCATAGAGCATTATAAGATTCAGGAAGTAATTGACCATCACCGTATCGGTTCAATTCCGACTAAAAATCCGATTACTTTTATTAACCGTCCGGTTGGTTCTACTTCAACACAGATTGCAGGACTTTATAAAGAATACAGAATCCCTATTCCTAAGGATGTGGCTTCTCTGCTGCTGTGCGGTATTTTGTCTGATACTTTGATTTTGCAGTCGGCTACTGTAACAGATACAGACCGTGATATGGCAGAATATCTTTCAAGCATTACAGACCTCGACATTAAGGATCTTGGAAACGAGATTCTTATGGCAGGAAGTAAGGTTGGCGGAAGACCTGCCGGAGAAATTATCCATCAGGATATGAAAGAATATTCAGAGGGTAAACTTACATATACTGCAAGTCAGATTGAAGTCGGAAATCCTCAGGAAATTCTGGACCGCAAGGCTGAGTTTATGGAAGAGCTCGCGGTTGAACGTCGTGCAAACAAAGGCCTTTTTGCGTGTCTGCTTGTTACTGATATTACGAAATTGTCGAGTGTACTTTTGATTGACTGTGACCCGAAGTTCGTTCAGTTTATTACATTCCCGAAACTGGATGACGGTGTATATTACCTGCAGGATGTTGTAAGCCGTAAAAAGCAGCTTATTCCTTTAATCACCGAGCAGGTTTTGAACTACAGCGCATAG
- a CDS encoding DUF2157 domain-containing protein: protein MEEKFIKWFIKEIPILTEKGIISAQIAHSLNEYYINKLAELEKPPAPKTEATPPQNLDPAFSELTTIQKPSNKSEQVTAPVHSPAPVRAKKTSKLSVSIILTIIASVLISFGIISLIAYNWAAIPRMAKAVTAILLLAGAQIAGIILLKTGKASVLKVRESYSLFWALLFGSMVAFVSQIFKFPGDSSSFMFVWTLSTIIITLLFSAYTTFYLSMLFILIFGFISMDSSSAILLYPLLVTLYFAARKSKKKVIPLLILGFVFYVIRVNHMFINGNIRNMILVFSYASIGYIFLQKKDSEVPYSYMRIIIIALASIISIYVSTIHITGYRLTDKKYVIAIKSIELGIIGLISAGFYVQGVVIPFIKKIRNNEKLNFENLVYLIPFILGLNALFPKQTEILLTAPLSEWYRILISPFTLMVLYTMAMFVLYSKKKHKLSWLFLAFLILQLLKINELSVSLYYSFTIITIFTIAVILWKNDFSDTDETSVTLITTRVLSAILFFIPAFMSLVPDSNFYKLSKAPLIGFFAYTPAAIAGTTLFVLYAKKNLRSFLKNLDIIINLIFGVVSIAAANEADKTAIDLIIRIFAVLNFMYYSTIAIKKQDYKLLLNTGLSIAFFVLSLMNPEHGTSILYLLCLILIFATGSFLWKNNFNTTAETKNCLILVRVAAVIILFSTILLARNTGSILYKNEGLDHFILFGFAPVAVFGLLMCGLFAKKNFKEFLLNIDIIVNTLVTAVILSVAYLCDEKIILLILEFMIAINLITSCVYIIRSGRYEYAFYALSAVLYFVISFISHEFSTTILYLISSIILFTSGVFLWREDFKLNDTSKQILSITRIVSAVFLLGTTILARYPESILFDSTGIETYILICFTPAAIFGLTLYIILAKKNLKLFLQNLDIIINLIFATVIFAIAFMCKAEPIQLISEILIILNLIAACIFILLFRKNEYLYYPAISLIYFFVSYLNTDGTNIAAGVFFLISITAAVIHYFAQTKNSSPAKGIYTITTGIVLFYETSLRNACEGNHNHIAKNFFIISCMIIMGATAIYYLIQLIRNRHLFNSAVFLTPALVISLTFMDDKFSVLLSFPLVLLFCVYYFYLAYKNNSLKTANLSTVYFGLMLMIRFFSSGYGLSVQGITLISMGAILLIMNILMTKRREKNE from the coding sequence ATGGAAGAAAAGTTTATAAAATGGTTCATCAAAGAGATTCCCATTCTTACTGAGAAAGGAATCATTTCGGCTCAGATTGCGCACAGTCTGAATGAATATTATATCAATAAACTGGCAGAACTCGAAAAACCACCTGCCCCTAAAACAGAGGCCACACCTCCACAAAATCTTGATCCTGCATTTTCAGAACTTACCACCATTCAAAAACCATCAAATAAATCAGAGCAAGTTACTGCGCCAGTTCATTCCCCAGCCCCAGTACGTGCAAAGAAAACATCAAAACTGTCTGTTTCTATAATCCTTACAATAATTGCAAGTGTTTTAATTTCCTTTGGAATCATCTCACTTATTGCCTACAACTGGGCTGCAATTCCACGTATGGCAAAAGCTGTAACGGCAATTCTTCTTTTAGCCGGAGCACAAATTGCAGGAATAATTCTTTTGAAAACCGGAAAAGCCTCAGTCTTAAAAGTCCGTGAAAGTTACTCTCTGTTCTGGGCGCTTTTATTCGGTTCAATGGTTGCCTTTGTTTCCCAGATATTTAAGTTTCCGGGGGACAGTTCATCCTTTATGTTTGTGTGGACTCTTTCTACCATAATCATAACATTACTTTTTTCCGCATATACAACCTTCTATCTTTCTATGTTGTTTATCCTGATTTTTGGTTTTATTAGTATGGACAGCTCTTCTGCAATACTACTGTATCCTCTTTTAGTTACCTTATACTTTGCCGCAAGAAAATCAAAGAAAAAAGTCATTCCGCTTTTAATTCTAGGCTTTGTATTTTATGTTATCCGCGTCAACCATATGTTCATCAACGGAAATATAAGGAACATGATTTTAGTTTTCTCATACGCTTCAATCGGCTACATTTTCCTTCAAAAAAAAGACTCAGAAGTTCCGTATTCTTACATGAGAATAATAATCATTGCTTTAGCTTCCATTATATCAATTTACGTCTCAACCATTCACATCACGGGTTATCGCCTTACGGACAAAAAATATGTAATCGCTATAAAAAGCATTGAACTTGGAATAATCGGATTAATTTCTGCGGGCTTTTATGTGCAGGGAGTTGTCATTCCGTTTATAAAGAAAATCAGAAATAACGAAAAACTAAATTTTGAAAATCTGGTCTATCTGATTCCATTTATTCTCGGTCTGAACGCTCTGTTCCCAAAACAAACAGAGATTTTATTAACAGCCCCGCTTTCCGAGTGGTACAGAATCCTTATCTCTCCTTTCACCCTGATGGTTCTGTATACAATGGCAATGTTCGTACTGTATTCAAAAAAGAAACATAAACTCAGCTGGCTTTTTCTGGCATTCCTTATCCTCCAGTTATTAAAAATAAATGAACTTTCAGTTTCTCTGTATTATTCGTTTACAATTATTACAATTTTCACAATCGCAGTTATTCTTTGGAAAAATGATTTTTCAGATACAGACGAAACTTCAGTTACTCTGATTACAACGCGGGTTCTCTCAGCAATACTGTTTTTTATTCCCGCATTCATGAGCCTTGTTCCGGATTCAAATTTCTATAAACTTTCAAAAGCACCGCTTATCGGTTTCTTCGCTTACACTCCGGCCGCAATTGCAGGAACTACACTTTTCGTTTTATATGCAAAGAAAAATCTGAGAAGCTTCCTCAAAAATCTTGATATAATCATCAATCTGATTTTTGGTGTAGTTTCCATTGCAGCCGCAAACGAGGCAGATAAAACCGCCATTGATTTAATAATCAGAATTTTTGCGGTCCTGAACTTCATGTATTATTCGACCATCGCAATCAAAAAACAAGATTATAAATTGCTGCTAAATACCGGACTTTCCATAGCATTCTTTGTTTTGTCACTTATGAATCCAGAACACGGAACTTCGATTCTGTATCTTCTGTGTTTAATCCTGATTTTTGCAACCGGAAGTTTCCTGTGGAAAAACAATTTCAACACAACAGCAGAGACAAAAAACTGCCTTATTCTTGTAAGAGTTGCTGCTGTAATAATTCTGTTTTCCACAATTCTTCTTGCCCGTAACACCGGGTCAATTCTGTATAAGAACGAAGGTCTTGATCATTTCATTCTCTTTGGATTTGCACCTGTTGCAGTTTTCGGACTTCTTATGTGCGGTCTCTTTGCAAAAAAGAATTTCAAAGAATTCCTGTTGAACATCGACATCATCGTAAATACTCTGGTGACCGCAGTTATACTTTCTGTAGCTTATCTTTGTGATGAAAAAATCATACTGCTGATTCTGGAATTTATGATTGCCATAAATCTCATAACTTCATGCGTTTACATAATCAGATCCGGTCGTTACGAATACGCCTTCTATGCACTTTCTGCAGTTCTTTATTTTGTGATTTCATTTATATCACATGAGTTCTCAACAACCATCCTATATCTGATAAGTTCAATAATTCTCTTCACTTCCGGAGTTTTCCTATGGAGAGAAGACTTCAAGCTGAACGATACCAGTAAACAGATTTTATCGATTACACGAATTGTATCCGCCGTCTTCCTTCTTGGAACAACAATTCTTGCAAGATATCCAGAATCGATTCTCTTCGACAGTACCGGAATTGAAACATACATTTTAATCTGTTTCACACCAGCTGCCATTTTCGGTCTCACACTTTACATTATTCTGGCAAAGAAAAATCTCAAACTGTTCCTGCAAAATCTGGATATCATCATAAACCTTATTTTCGCAACTGTAATTTTTGCCATCGCATTCATGTGCAAAGCTGAACCAATACAGTTGATTTCTGAAATCCTGATAATTTTGAATCTTATTGCAGCCTGTATTTTTATTCTGTTGTTCAGGAAAAATGAATACCTGTACTATCCTGCAATTTCTCTAATATACTTCTTTGTCTCTTATCTAAACACAGACGGAACAAATATTGCAGCTGGAGTCTTTTTCTTAATCTCTATAACAGCCGCAGTCATTCACTATTTTGCACAGACAAAAAACAGTTCTCCTGCAAAAGGAATTTATACAATCACAACAGGCATCGTACTCTTTTACGAAACATCACTGCGAAATGCCTGCGAAGGAAATCATAATCATATTGCAAAAAATTTCTTTATCATCAGCTGTATGATTATTATGGGAGCCACTGCCATTTACTATCTGATTCAGTTAATCAGAAATCGGCATCTGTTTAACTCGGCTGTTTTTCTCACTCCAGCACTTGTAATAAGCCTCACCTTTATGGATGATAAATTTTCCGTACTGCTCTCTTTTCCACTGGTTCTGCTTTTCTGTGTTTATTACTTTTATCTTGCCTATAAAAATAATTCGCTCAAGACAGCAAACCTCAGTACAGTATATTTCGGCCTCATGCTGATGATAAGATTCTTCTCATCAGGATATGGACTTAGTGTACAGGGAATCACTTTAATTTCTATGGGAGCAATTCTTCTGATTATGAATATCCTGATGACAAAAAGGAGAGAAAAAAATGAATAG